One Sphaerisporangium krabiense DNA segment encodes these proteins:
- the modA gene encoding molybdate ABC transporter substrate-binding protein codes for MSRWTVTLPLALALAALTGCGSGTPASSPAAASSGGGEATTLTVFAAASLTGAFTELGTRFEAAHPGTSVRFNFGSSATLAQQITQGAPADVFAAASPATMKTVTDASLAAAPATFVRNRLEIAVPAGDPAKVDDLKDLADPKVKVALCAPQVPCGAAALKALDAAGLKVTPVTLEQDVKATLTKVRLGEVDAALVYRTDVLAAGGEVKGIDFPEAGKAINDYPIAALTAAPAPGLAEQFVDLVLSPQGKDVLAKAGFETP; via the coding sequence ATGTCCCGATGGACCGTGACCCTCCCCCTCGCCCTCGCGCTGGCGGCCCTGACCGGCTGCGGGTCCGGCACGCCCGCGTCCTCCCCGGCAGCGGCCTCCTCCGGCGGCGGCGAGGCCACGACGCTGACGGTGTTCGCCGCGGCGTCGCTGACCGGCGCCTTCACCGAACTCGGCACGAGGTTCGAGGCCGCGCACCCGGGCACGTCGGTGAGGTTCAACTTCGGCTCCAGCGCCACGCTGGCCCAGCAGATCACCCAGGGCGCGCCCGCCGACGTCTTCGCCGCCGCCAGCCCCGCCACGATGAAGACCGTCACCGACGCGTCCCTCGCCGCCGCCCCGGCGACGTTCGTGCGCAACAGGCTCGAGATCGCCGTCCCGGCCGGCGACCCGGCCAAGGTCGACGATCTCAAGGATCTGGCCGACCCGAAGGTCAAGGTCGCGCTGTGCGCCCCGCAGGTGCCGTGCGGCGCCGCGGCGCTCAAGGCGCTGGACGCCGCGGGCCTGAAGGTCACCCCGGTCACCCTGGAACAGGACGTCAAGGCCACCCTCACCAAGGTCCGGCTCGGCGAGGTCGACGCCGCCCTGGTCTACAGGACCGACGTGCTCGCGGCAGGCGGCGAGGTCAAGGGCATCGACTTCCCCGAGGCCGGCAAGGCGATCAACGACTACCCGATCGCGGCCCTGACCGCCGCCCCCGCCCCCGGCCTGGCCGAGCAGTTCGTCGACCTGGTGCTCTCCCCGCAGGGCAAGGACGTGCTGGCCAAGGCGGGCTTCGAGACGCCCTGA
- a CDS encoding sensor histidine kinase, with the protein MTSRRAWRHRSIRTRVTTVASTVTALVCLASALALSLAAPQPRLYGSPAVLAGLVGGSLLLITATALGTYWMMGRTLRPVRAISRKLATIRPSDLGERVPLPSHDDEFKELAQATNQTLERAHAAIQGQLRFASETSHDLRNPLAAMRTEIEDALMGGEETDWTQTAGRLLESVERLQGLVTDLLEISRLDAGVIGHHDLLNLAVLVDGELDHRQSKVRVVRRFSSGVMVYGERVGLTRLLHNLMDNAERHAHSMVKVTVEHRGDAAVLEVYDDGSGVPPEQREVIFERFTRLQEARAKDSGGTGLGLPIARQITEEHGGTLVVEDSPSGARFVARFPRPGAPGGGFTLVPE; encoded by the coding sequence ATGACCAGTCGGAGAGCGTGGCGGCACCGCTCCATCAGGACCCGCGTGACCACCGTGGCGAGCACCGTCACGGCGCTGGTCTGCCTCGCCTCGGCCCTGGCGCTGTCGCTCGCCGCCCCGCAGCCTCGGCTCTACGGCAGCCCGGCCGTGCTGGCCGGGCTCGTCGGCGGTTCCCTTCTGCTGATCACGGCCACCGCGCTCGGGACGTACTGGATGATGGGCAGGACCCTGCGGCCGGTGCGGGCCATCAGCAGGAAGCTCGCCACGATCCGGCCCTCCGACCTGGGCGAGCGGGTTCCGCTGCCGAGCCATGACGACGAGTTCAAGGAGCTGGCGCAGGCGACCAACCAGACGCTGGAGCGTGCGCACGCGGCGATCCAGGGCCAGTTGAGGTTCGCCTCGGAGACCTCCCACGACCTGCGCAACCCCCTCGCGGCCATGCGCACCGAGATCGAGGACGCGCTCATGGGCGGGGAGGAGACCGACTGGACGCAGACCGCCGGCAGGCTGCTGGAGTCCGTCGAGCGATTGCAGGGCCTGGTGACCGACCTGCTGGAGATCTCCCGGCTCGACGCGGGCGTCATCGGCCACCACGACCTCCTCAACCTCGCCGTCCTGGTGGACGGCGAGCTCGACCACCGGCAGAGCAAGGTCAGGGTGGTCAGGAGGTTCAGCAGCGGCGTGATGGTCTACGGAGAGCGGGTCGGGCTGACCCGGCTGCTGCACAACCTCATGGACAACGCCGAACGCCACGCCCACTCCATGGTCAAGGTCACCGTCGAGCACCGGGGCGACGCGGCGGTGCTGGAGGTGTACGACGACGGGAGCGGGGTGCCGCCCGAGCAGCGGGAGGTCATCTTCGAGCGCTTCACCCGGCTGCAGGAGGCGCGCGCCAAGGACAGCGGCGGCACCGGCCTCGGCCTGCCGATCGCCCGGCAGATCACCGAGGAGCACGGCGGCACCCTCGTCGTCGAGGACAGCCCGTCCGGGGCGCGCTTCGTCGCCCGCTTTCCCCGGCCGGGCGCGCCGGGCGGGGGCTTCACGCTCGTCCCGGAATGA
- a CDS encoding ABC transporter permease has product MNSLRLAVADGVTIAKRNALKIRRAPDLLGGVVMLPTVFVLLFTYVFGSMIDLPGISYAEYLLPGIFVLTIVSSAQITGYTLTQDLQKGVFDRFRTLPMSPSAVLTGQTFSDVIMNVTSIVTMALVGLAVGWRVHGSPFEAALGFLMLLLFAYAFSWVTATVALALRTPEVFNNVATIMTFPLVFLSNAFVDSARLPGPLKPVAEWNPVSTLVQAARDLFGNTSPALPVPGAWPLRHAVPVSLMWSVLLLVVFVPLATRLYKRAVSR; this is encoded by the coding sequence ATGAACTCCCTGCGGCTCGCCGTCGCCGACGGCGTGACGATCGCCAAGCGCAACGCCCTGAAGATCCGGAGGGCCCCCGACCTGCTGGGCGGCGTGGTCATGCTCCCGACCGTGTTCGTGCTGCTGTTCACCTACGTCTTCGGCAGCATGATCGACCTGCCGGGCATCTCGTACGCCGAGTACCTGCTGCCCGGGATCTTCGTCCTGACGATCGTCTCCAGCGCGCAGATCACCGGCTACACGTTGACGCAGGACCTCCAGAAGGGCGTCTTCGACCGGTTCCGCACCTTGCCGATGTCGCCTTCCGCGGTGCTCACCGGCCAGACCTTCAGCGACGTGATCATGAATGTGACCAGCATCGTCACCATGGCGCTCGTCGGGCTGGCCGTCGGATGGCGCGTCCACGGCTCGCCGTTCGAGGCCGCACTCGGGTTCTTGATGCTGCTGCTGTTCGCGTACGCCTTCTCCTGGGTGACGGCCACGGTCGCGCTGGCCCTGCGCACGCCCGAGGTCTTCAACAACGTCGCCACCATCATGACGTTCCCGCTGGTCTTCCTGTCCAACGCTTTCGTCGACAGCGCGCGGCTGCCCGGGCCGCTGAAGCCGGTCGCCGAATGGAACCCGGTCTCCACGCTCGTCCAGGCCGCGCGCGACCTGTTCGGCAACACCAGCCCGGCCCTGCCCGTGCCCGGCGCCTGGCCGCTGCGGCACGCGGTGCCGGTGTCGCTGATGTGGTCGGTCCTGCTCCTGGTGGTGTTCGTGCCGCTGGCCACGCGGCTGTACAAGAGAGCCGTCAGCCGATGA
- a CDS encoding DUF4097 family beta strand repeat-containing protein, protein MTTPADDEAGTPAFDTPEPILAVLDLATATVRITASDRADTVVEIRPSDGLNDADVQVARHTWADYADGRLLVRTDKEHAGSGSGWGLSLGKLVESPATWARSLLQGPGSVDVTIDLPSGSRLDARTAGSVLCRGRLGEVTVTTTHGAIRVEQAGGRIRVKSTYGDISVGHVSGHAEVTTTHGGIHIGEIDGTAAVKTSHGDVRIRQVTGELRLNSAHGDISVGRALAGVDARTAYAGVEIGEVVSGSIGLTTTGGGLDLGIREGTAAWLDVSSTYGTVDVSLDPGGDPGRTDRIVEVRAHTTHGDILIHRS, encoded by the coding sequence ATGACCACGCCCGCCGACGACGAAGCCGGAACGCCGGCCTTCGACACCCCGGAGCCCATCCTCGCCGTCCTCGACCTGGCGACCGCCACCGTCAGGATCACCGCGAGCGACCGCGCCGACACCGTCGTCGAGATCCGCCCGAGCGACGGACTCAACGACGCCGACGTGCAGGTCGCCCGGCACACCTGGGCCGACTACGCCGACGGCAGGCTCCTGGTGCGGACCGACAAGGAGCACGCGGGCTCGGGCTCCGGCTGGGGCCTCTCGCTGGGCAAGCTCGTCGAGTCGCCCGCGACCTGGGCGCGTTCGCTGCTGCAGGGCCCCGGCTCGGTCGACGTGACGATCGACCTGCCGTCCGGCTCCCGCCTCGACGCCAGGACGGCGGGAAGCGTCCTGTGCCGGGGACGCCTCGGCGAGGTGACCGTCACCACCACCCACGGCGCCATCCGCGTCGAGCAGGCCGGCGGCCGTATACGGGTGAAGAGCACCTACGGCGACATCTCGGTCGGCCACGTCTCCGGGCACGCCGAGGTGACCACGACCCACGGCGGCATCCACATCGGCGAGATCGACGGCACCGCCGCGGTCAAGACGTCCCACGGCGACGTCCGCATCCGTCAGGTGACCGGCGAACTGCGGCTGAACAGCGCCCACGGCGACATCTCCGTCGGCCGCGCCCTGGCCGGCGTCGACGCCAGGACCGCGTACGCCGGCGTGGAGATCGGCGAGGTGGTGTCCGGCTCGATAGGCCTGACCACCACCGGCGGCGGCCTCGACCTCGGGATCCGGGAGGGCACCGCCGCCTGGCTGGACGTGAGCTCCACGTACGGCACCGTGGACGTCTCCCTCGACCCCGGCGGCGACCCCGGCCGGACGGACCGGATCGTCGAGGTGCGGGCGCACACCACCCACGGCGACATCCTCATCCACCGTTCCTGA
- a CDS encoding manganese catalase family protein → MFMHTKRLQFEAKPDKPDPVYARKLQELIGGAWGEMTVTMQYLFQGWNCRMPGKYKDLIMDIATEEIGHVEMLATMVARLLEGAPATAVTKMAMTDPVVGAVLGGMDPQQAIVGGGGPLPADSNGYPWNGRYIVASGNLLADFRANVAAEAQGRLQTARLYNMTDDPGVKDMLKFNLARDTLHQNLWLKAIEELKADGLEDTVAPNALLDEEYAEHAQTIWDLSEGTEGTLGGWASGPQPDGRHEFVYLMDPRPLGDVGMAPPPDPKLYDTYDGSLGEPKGPALGTETGPLGKLKDKLT, encoded by the coding sequence GTGTTCATGCACACCAAGCGGCTGCAGTTCGAGGCGAAGCCCGACAAGCCCGACCCCGTTTACGCCCGCAAGCTCCAGGAACTGATCGGCGGGGCCTGGGGTGAGATGACCGTCACCATGCAATATCTCTTCCAGGGGTGGAACTGCCGGATGCCCGGCAAGTACAAGGACCTCATCATGGACATCGCGACCGAGGAGATCGGTCACGTGGAGATGCTGGCCACGATGGTCGCCCGCCTGCTGGAGGGCGCTCCGGCCACGGCGGTGACGAAGATGGCCATGACCGACCCGGTGGTGGGCGCGGTGCTGGGCGGCATGGACCCGCAGCAGGCCATCGTCGGCGGGGGCGGGCCGCTGCCGGCCGACAGCAACGGCTACCCCTGGAACGGCCGGTACATCGTCGCGAGCGGCAACCTGCTGGCCGACTTCCGGGCGAACGTGGCCGCCGAGGCGCAGGGGCGGTTGCAGACCGCGCGGCTGTACAACATGACCGACGACCCCGGGGTCAAGGACATGCTGAAGTTCAACCTGGCCCGGGACACGCTGCACCAGAACCTGTGGCTCAAGGCGATCGAGGAGCTCAAGGCCGACGGCCTGGAGGACACCGTGGCCCCCAACGCGCTGTTGGACGAGGAGTACGCCGAGCACGCCCAGACCATCTGGGACCTGTCGGAGGGCACCGAGGGCACCCTCGGCGGCTGGGCCTCGGGTCCGCAGCCCGACGGGCGGCACGAGTTCGTCTACCTGATGGATCCGCGGCCGCTGGGCGACGTGGGCATGGCGCCGCCGCCCGACCCCAAGCTGTACGACACCTACGACGGCAGCCTCGGCGAGCCCAAGGGCCCGGCCCTGGGCACCGAGACCGGGCCGCTCGGCAAACTCAAGGACAAGCTCACCTGA
- a CDS encoding TOBE domain-containing protein: protein MATFRISEAAALLGVSADTVRRWVDAGRLAAERDEHGHRQVNGADLAAFARAQVGTTGDGGCSSARNRFRGIVTEVRKDAVMAQVEIAAGPFRVVSLMSRQAADELGLEAGVVAVAVIKSTNVVVEIPDHVRVASP from the coding sequence GTGGCGACGTTCAGGATCAGCGAGGCCGCCGCGCTGCTCGGGGTCAGCGCGGACACCGTCCGCCGGTGGGTGGACGCCGGGCGGCTGGCCGCCGAGCGTGACGAGCACGGCCACCGGCAGGTGAACGGCGCCGATCTGGCCGCGTTCGCCCGCGCCCAGGTCGGGACGACCGGCGACGGCGGGTGCTCCTCGGCGCGCAACCGTTTCCGCGGGATCGTCACCGAGGTCCGCAAGGACGCGGTGATGGCCCAGGTGGAGATCGCCGCCGGGCCGTTCCGCGTGGTGTCCCTGATGAGCCGCCAGGCCGCCGACGAGCTCGGCCTGGAGGCGGGCGTGGTCGCCGTCGCGGTGATCAAGTCGACCAACGTCGTCGTGGAGATCCCCGACCACGTGCGCGTGGCCAGCCCCTGA
- a CDS encoding toxin-antitoxin system HicB family antitoxin, with protein sequence MDLAPYVDRLRRELAITAGAGGEEARALAERLAATLESATRLALLEALSAATDEITQDLAPGSVEVRLRGRDPDFVVTPPPPPPGARPPAESDTGQAAGPPAPPPPPEADEGGTSRISLRIPEHLKPRIEEAAAREGLSVNAWLVRAVAAALDPGAGRRPAPRPAQQAGNRYTGWVS encoded by the coding sequence ATGGACCTTGCGCCTTATGTCGATCGCCTCCGGCGTGAACTCGCGATCACCGCCGGGGCGGGCGGAGAGGAGGCTCGCGCGCTGGCCGAGCGCCTCGCCGCGACGCTCGAATCGGCCACCCGGCTCGCGCTGCTGGAGGCGCTGTCGGCCGCCACCGACGAGATCACCCAGGACCTCGCGCCCGGCTCGGTCGAGGTGCGGCTGCGCGGGCGCGACCCCGATTTCGTCGTGACGCCACCACCGCCGCCACCGGGCGCCCGCCCGCCGGCCGAGAGTGACACCGGGCAGGCCGCGGGACCGCCCGCCCCGCCGCCGCCCCCGGAGGCCGACGAGGGGGGGACGTCACGGATCTCGCTGCGGATCCCCGAGCACCTCAAGCCGCGCATCGAGGAGGCGGCCGCACGTGAGGGGCTGTCGGTCAACGCGTGGCTGGTCCGCGCCGTCGCCGCCGCGCTCGACCCCGGCGCGGGCCGCCGCCCCGCCCCGCGCCCGGCGCAGCAGGCCGGCAACCGCTACACCGGGTGGGTGAGCTGA
- a CDS encoding hemerythrin domain-containing protein has product MTDTRTQAPETTGEDDVIDLLVAQHGMIRDLFDEVEQASDADRWETFTRLVRLLAVHETAEEEIVHPYARRKLDGGDAIVDDRLAEENEAKELLMRMDQAGPDAPDFAENLALLRVAVEAHARSEERYEFTKLRGHTSETERRALAAGVRAAEAMAPTHPHPGIESATKNILVGTPVAMMDRVRDVIRQVTGKGD; this is encoded by the coding sequence ATGACGGACACGCGGACCCAGGCCCCCGAGACGACGGGCGAGGACGACGTCATCGACCTGCTGGTGGCCCAGCACGGGATGATCAGGGACCTGTTCGACGAGGTCGAGCAGGCGTCCGACGCCGACAGGTGGGAGACCTTCACCCGGCTGGTGCGCCTGCTGGCCGTCCACGAGACCGCCGAGGAGGAGATCGTCCATCCGTACGCCCGCCGCAAGCTGGACGGCGGCGACGCCATCGTGGACGATCGCCTGGCCGAGGAGAACGAGGCCAAGGAACTGCTCATGCGGATGGACCAGGCCGGTCCCGACGCGCCGGACTTCGCGGAGAACCTGGCCCTGCTGCGCGTCGCCGTGGAGGCGCACGCCCGCAGCGAGGAGCGCTACGAGTTCACCAAGCTGCGCGGCCACACCAGCGAGACCGAACGGCGGGCGCTGGCGGCGGGGGTGCGGGCCGCCGAGGCGATGGCGCCGACCCATCCCCATCCCGGCATCGAGTCGGCCACCAAGAACATCCTCGTCGGCACCCCGGTGGCGATGATGGACCGCGTCCGCGACGTGATCCGCCAGGTCACCGGCAAAGGCGACTGA
- a CDS encoding ABC transporter ATP-binding protein, with amino-acid sequence MTLDARLVVTRPAFTLDISLRVAPGEVVALLGPNGAGKTTALRALAGLTGVSGGHITLDGAPLHDLPAEARPIGMVFQDYLLFPHLSALDNVAFGPRCRGAGKAEARRTAADLLERVGLAEHAAAKPRRLSGGQAQRVALARALAVRPRLLLLDEPLAALDAHTRLEIRSRLRRHLADFDGATVLVTHDPLDAMVLGDRLIVIEDGAIVQEGAPAEVARRPRTDYVARLVGLNLYRGVAEGSRVKVGELLISTAGHLEGPAFVAFAPAAVALYRSRPDGSPRNVWQARVEGVERHGDNVRVHLDGPLAAFADITPAAVADLDLTPGQEVWASVKATETHTYPA; translated from the coding sequence ATGACCCTCGACGCCCGGCTGGTCGTCACCAGGCCCGCCTTCACGCTCGACATCTCCCTGCGGGTGGCGCCCGGCGAGGTGGTCGCCCTGCTCGGCCCGAACGGCGCCGGCAAGACCACGGCCCTGCGCGCCCTGGCCGGGCTCACCGGCGTCTCCGGCGGGCACATCACCCTGGACGGCGCGCCCCTGCACGACCTGCCGGCCGAGGCCCGTCCCATCGGCATGGTCTTCCAGGACTACCTGCTGTTCCCGCACCTGTCCGCCCTCGACAACGTCGCCTTCGGGCCGCGCTGCCGCGGCGCCGGCAAGGCGGAGGCCCGCCGTACCGCCGCCGACCTGCTGGAACGCGTCGGCCTTGCGGAGCACGCCGCCGCCAAGCCCCGGCGGTTGTCCGGCGGGCAGGCCCAGCGCGTCGCCCTGGCCCGGGCGCTGGCCGTACGGCCGCGCCTGCTGCTGCTCGACGAACCCCTGGCCGCGCTCGACGCGCACACCCGGCTGGAGATCCGCTCGCGGCTGCGCCGGCACCTGGCCGACTTCGACGGCGCGACCGTCCTGGTGACGCACGACCCCCTGGACGCGATGGTGCTCGGCGACCGGCTGATCGTCATCGAGGACGGCGCGATCGTCCAGGAGGGCGCGCCGGCCGAGGTGGCCCGCCGTCCGCGCACCGACTATGTCGCCCGTCTGGTCGGCCTCAACCTGTACCGCGGGGTCGCCGAGGGTTCCCGGGTCAAGGTGGGCGAGCTGCTGATCAGCACCGCCGGCCACCTGGAGGGACCGGCGTTCGTCGCGTTCGCGCCCGCGGCCGTGGCCCTGTACCGCTCGCGGCCGGACGGCAGCCCGCGCAACGTGTGGCAGGCCCGCGTCGAGGGCGTCGAACGCCACGGCGACAACGTCCGCGTCCACCTCGACGGCCCCCTCGCCGCCTTCGCCGACATCACCCCCGCCGCCGTGGCCGACCTCGACCTGACGCCCGGCCAGGAGGTGTGGGCGTCGGTGAAGGCCACCGAGACCCACACCTACCCGGCGTGA
- a CDS encoding ATP-binding cassette domain-containing protein, whose product MSDAIVAEGLVKKYGEVAALDGMELTVPEGTVFGLLGPNGAGKTTTVRILTTLLRPDAGRATVAGFDVVRDAHRLRARIGASGQYAAVDDHLTGAENLEMVGRLYHLGTGPSRRRARELLERFDLTDAADRPVRGYSGGMRRRLDLAGALVANPPVLFLDEPTTGLDPRARIGLWDVIAELVAQGTTVLLTTQYLEEADRLADRVAVVDHGRVIALGTADELKDQVGGDRIQLSVTSAANLESAARTLAPLAAGDMQVDAAGLRVTIPVTGGAATLTTALGHLAAERITVRDAGLRRPTLDDVFLSLTGRETDEKIEESAR is encoded by the coding sequence ATGTCCGACGCGATCGTGGCCGAGGGCCTGGTCAAGAAGTACGGCGAGGTGGCCGCCCTCGACGGGATGGAGCTGACCGTCCCCGAGGGGACGGTGTTCGGGCTGCTCGGCCCGAACGGCGCCGGCAAGACCACCACGGTGCGAATCCTCACCACCCTGCTCAGGCCGGACGCCGGCCGCGCCACGGTCGCCGGGTTCGACGTCGTCCGTGACGCCCACCGGCTGCGCGCGCGCATCGGCGCCTCCGGCCAGTACGCCGCCGTGGACGACCACCTCACCGGCGCCGAGAACCTGGAGATGGTGGGCCGCCTCTACCACCTCGGCACCGGGCCCAGCAGGCGGCGCGCCCGCGAGCTGCTGGAGCGCTTCGACCTGACCGACGCCGCCGACCGTCCCGTGCGGGGCTACTCCGGCGGCATGCGACGCCGGCTGGACCTGGCCGGCGCGCTGGTCGCGAACCCTCCCGTGCTGTTCCTCGACGAGCCCACCACCGGCCTGGACCCCCGGGCCAGGATCGGGCTCTGGGACGTCATCGCCGAGCTGGTCGCGCAGGGCACGACCGTGCTGCTCACCACCCAGTACCTGGAGGAGGCCGACCGGCTCGCCGACCGCGTGGCCGTGGTGGACCACGGGCGCGTGATCGCGCTCGGCACGGCCGACGAGCTGAAGGACCAGGTCGGCGGCGACCGCATCCAGCTGTCGGTGACTAGCGCGGCGAACCTGGAGAGCGCCGCCAGGACGCTGGCGCCCCTGGCCGCCGGGGACATGCAGGTCGACGCCGCCGGCCTGCGGGTGACGATCCCGGTCACCGGTGGCGCGGCCACCCTGACCACGGCGCTCGGCCACCTGGCCGCCGAGCGGATCACCGTACGCGACGCCGGACTGCGCCGGCCGACCCTGGACGACGTGTTCCTGAGCCTCACGGGACGCGAGACCGACGAGAAGATCGAGGAGAGCGCCCGATGA
- a CDS encoding DUF1707 SHOCT-like domain-containing protein: protein MSDARVSEPERDRVVELVQRAYADGRLGPAELERRLERALTATSSRDLEPVVADLPGREPDDPDDPDDPDDMVHIACAGGRVTRTGDWHVPRRLRVDSEYGRVRLDLSVAHVPHPRIDIELWLGYGSATIILPAGASANADGVRTEWGRVTCKAAGRQIPGRLHVQVTGELPYGRLTIRTARR from the coding sequence ATGAGCGACGCACGCGTCTCGGAACCGGAGCGCGACAGGGTGGTGGAGCTGGTCCAGCGGGCGTACGCGGACGGCAGGCTCGGCCCCGCCGAGCTGGAGCGGCGGCTCGAACGGGCGCTCACCGCCACCTCCTCCCGCGACCTGGAGCCGGTCGTCGCCGACCTGCCGGGCCGGGAACCCGACGACCCCGACGACCCTGACGACCCTGACGACATGGTCCACATCGCCTGCGCCGGCGGGCGCGTCACCCGGACGGGCGACTGGCACGTCCCTCGCCGGCTGCGCGTCGACTCCGAGTACGGCAGAGTACGGCTCGACCTGTCCGTTGCCCACGTCCCGCATCCGCGGATCGACATCGAGCTCTGGCTCGGGTACGGCAGCGCCACGATCATCCTGCCCGCCGGCGCGAGCGCGAACGCCGACGGGGTGCGCACCGAATGGGGCAGAGTGACCTGCAAGGCGGCGGGCCGCCAGATCCCCGGCAGGCTGCACGTCCAGGTCACCGGTGAGCTCCCCTACGGCCGCCTGACCATCCGCACCGCGCGCAGGTGA
- the cobF gene encoding precorrin-6A synthase (deacetylating), with amino-acid sequence MKRILIIGIGAGDPDHLTLQAVKAMARADVFFVLDKGEVKDDLTRLRRELIEAHAEGAYRVVEAGDPERDRTSAAYGAAVEDWRSRRARICERLIRDELADGQTGAFLVWGDPGLYDSTLAIVEEILARGDVRFDHEVIPGISSVSALAARHRVSLTRVGRPLHVTTGRRLAEGGATADDLVVMLDAHTAFGDLDGDFHIYWGAYVGTPDEILVDGPVAEVAGRIRELRDQARRRKGWIMDTYLLRRRP; translated from the coding sequence GTGAAGCGCATCCTCATCATCGGCATCGGCGCCGGGGACCCCGATCACCTGACCCTGCAGGCGGTCAAGGCGATGGCCCGCGCCGACGTGTTCTTCGTCCTGGACAAGGGCGAGGTCAAGGACGACCTGACCCGGCTGCGGCGGGAGCTCATCGAGGCGCACGCCGAGGGCGCGTACCGCGTGGTGGAGGCCGGTGACCCCGAGCGCGACCGGACCTCCGCCGCCTACGGCGCGGCGGTGGAGGACTGGCGGTCCCGCCGCGCGCGGATCTGCGAACGGCTCATCCGGGACGAGCTCGCCGACGGGCAGACCGGCGCGTTCCTGGTGTGGGGCGATCCGGGCCTGTACGACAGCACGCTCGCCATCGTCGAGGAGATCCTCGCCCGGGGCGACGTCCGTTTCGACCACGAGGTCATCCCGGGGATCAGCAGCGTGTCCGCGCTGGCCGCGCGCCACCGGGTGAGCCTGACCCGGGTGGGCCGTCCGCTGCACGTCACGACGGGCCGCCGCCTGGCCGAGGGCGGCGCCACGGCCGACGACCTGGTCGTCATGCTGGACGCGCACACCGCCTTCGGCGACCTGGACGGCGACTTCCACATCTACTGGGGCGCCTATGTGGGCACTCCCGACGAGATCCTGGTGGACGGCCCGGTCGCCGAGGTCGCCGGCCGCATCCGCGAGCTACGCGACCAGGCCCGCCGCCGCAAGGGCTGGATCATGGACACCTACCTGCTGCGACGCCGCCCATAG
- the modB gene encoding molybdate ABC transporter permease subunit translates to MSSTRTAPGRGSDRGREARAVTGRLPWTLVTPALAGLAFLVLPLAGLLIRAPWATLPRRLTEPHVLQALRLSLLTATLATAACLLLGVPLAWLLARVSFPGRRLVRALVTVPLVLPPVVGGVALLLVLGRRGLAGRWLEESFGVTLPFTTAGVVIAEAFVAMPFLVISVEGALRAADQRFEEAAATLGASRWTVFRRVTLPLVSPGVVAGAVLCWARALGEFGATITFAGNFPGTTQTMPLAVYLALETEPEAAIVLSLVLLAVSVLVLAGLRDRWVTGP, encoded by the coding sequence ATGAGCTCCACGAGGACCGCCCCTGGACGGGGCTCTGACCGCGGCCGCGAGGCCCGCGCGGTCACGGGCCGCCTGCCGTGGACGCTGGTGACGCCCGCCCTGGCCGGCCTGGCGTTCCTGGTGCTGCCCCTGGCGGGGCTGCTGATCCGCGCGCCCTGGGCCACGCTCCCGCGGCGGCTGACCGAGCCGCACGTGCTGCAGGCGCTGCGGCTGTCGCTGCTGACCGCCACCCTGGCCACGGCCGCCTGCCTGCTGCTGGGCGTGCCGCTGGCCTGGCTGCTGGCCAGGGTGTCCTTCCCCGGCCGGCGGCTGGTCCGCGCCCTGGTGACCGTCCCCCTCGTGCTGCCGCCGGTGGTCGGCGGCGTCGCCCTGCTGCTCGTGCTCGGGCGGCGCGGCCTGGCCGGGCGGTGGCTGGAGGAGTCCTTCGGCGTCACGCTGCCCTTCACCACCGCAGGTGTCGTGATCGCCGAGGCGTTCGTGGCGATGCCGTTCCTGGTCATCAGCGTCGAGGGCGCGCTGCGCGCCGCAGACCAGCGGTTCGAGGAGGCCGCCGCCACGCTGGGCGCCTCCCGCTGGACCGTCTTCCGGCGGGTCACCCTGCCCCTGGTGTCCCCCGGTGTCGTCGCCGGGGCCGTGCTGTGCTGGGCCAGGGCACTCGGCGAGTTCGGGGCCACCATCACGTTCGCCGGGAACTTCCCCGGCACCACCCAGACCATGCCGCTGGCCGTCTACCTGGCGCTGGAGACCGAGCCGGAGGCCGCCATCGTGCTCAGCCTCGTCCTGCTCGCCGTCTCGGTGCTCGTCCTGGCCGGCCTGCGGGACCGGTGGGTGACCGGCCCATGA